The nucleotide window CCGCAGAATAACGGAGTCGGGGATTTTCCTGATCAGCCAGAATATTTTATCTACTTCACAGATATTTACCCGGGCTTTACAAACGGGAAGCTGTACCTGGTTGTTACCAATAAGATATGTTTTAGTTAAACGTCCCAGTACCCTGCAAAAACGAAGCAGCCAATACTCTGTAAATATGGGAGGTATGGGTTTTATAAGAGGCCTGTTTCCTTCACTCCAGTCGATAGATGAAATGTAGGGCCGGAAGCGCTCCAGCTGCTGCAAATGTGTGACACCTTCCAGGCTGTCTTCCGTATTAGGGAGAACGACTACCTGAAGGTTGCCTCTTTTTAGAAGAGCTTCATCAAAGCTGGCGTCTCCCTTTTCATCTAGCGGAGATTGTTGGATAATGTTTCCCTGCGCATCGGCCAGGATAACAGAGAGGTTCACCGGTTCCTGCAGTGGTTTTTCAAACTGCACCGGCATTTTAAAGGTTGCCATAATATGGGGTGTTTTTTATGTTTAGAGTATTTAATTACTCCCGGAATTTGTACATACAAATATACCCTGGCGACCAGTGCCTGGCAATACCTAATAGAAGCTATGCGAGAGCGGCGGCTTCATGGTTTAATAATATAAATATTAAGGAGTTTAGGTTAGTTAAAGCCTTATGCTGCCTAACACTTCTCTTCATGCACCTTAATTCCTTCATGGTAAAAAAAACATTAAGGGGTTAAGGTTAGTTAAGATAATCCCTATTCACCATTCACCCCTCAATATCCATACTTATCCTTCCAGAGTTTTTTCAAATAATTGCGTAGCTCATTCTCGCGTGGATTGTTGCCCGGATCGTAGAACTTAGTTCCGGCAATGGCATCAGGCAGGTATTCCTGTTCTGAAAAATTATTATCATAGCTATGAGAGTACTGGTAGCCTTTCCCGTAATCGAGGTTCTTCATCAGTTTAGTGGGCGCATTCCTGATATGCAACGGGACGGGCAAATCACCCGTCCTGCTTACAGTCGCCATAGCCTCATTAATCGCCATATAAGAAGCATTGCTCTTGGGCGACGTAGCCAGGTATACGGCACATTGCGACAGGATAATCCTCGATTCAGGATGGCCGATTTTATTAACCGCATCAAATGCAGCATTGGCCAACAGCAAGGCATTGGGATTCGCATTACCGATATCTTCACTGGCCAGAATCACCATCCTGCGGGCAATAAACTTCACATCCTCTCCGCCCTCAATCATACGCGCCAGCCAGTAAACAGCGCCATTCGGATCACTCCCCCGCATGGATTTTATAAAGGCCGATATAATATCATAATGTTGCTCCCCGCTCTTATCATACAAAGCCACTTTCTTCTGGGCAATCTCCATCACCAGGGCATCGGTCACTTCTACTTTATCCCTTGCAGTATTACCAACCAGTTCCAGCAGGTTTAACAGTTTACGGGCATCGCCGCCACTGATATTTATTAAAGCAGCGGTTTCTTTTAAGTTGATCTTTTTCTTTTTGAGCACCTCATCTTCTTTGATCGCTTTATGAAGCAGGGCAATCAGGTCATTCTCTTCCAGCGATTTTAATACATATACCTGGCAACGGCTCAGCAAGGCACTGTTAACTTCAAAAGAAGGATTCTCGGTGGTAGCGCCAATCAACGTGATGATACCTTTCTCAACAGCGTGTAATAAAGCATCCTGCTGGCTTTTATTGAAGCGATGAATTTCATCTATAAATAAAATGCTCTGGTACTCGTGTTTGGCTTTTTCTATAACCTCGCGAACTTCCTTCACACCGGCATTTACGGCACTCAGCGCAAAAAAGGACATAGAAAGTTCCTGTGCAATAATATTCGCCAATGTAGTCTTACCCGTTCCCGGCGGTCCCCAGAAAATAACAGAACCGAGAGACTTATTTTCTACCGATTTGCGCAACACACTGCCTTTCCCTATCAGGTGTTGCTGACCTACTACATCATCCAGGGTTCGGGGCCTTATCCGTTCAGCTAAAGGAATCATGCCACGAATTTAGGGCACATTGGTGGTAAGAAAATCATCGATAAGTCTCATAGTGTCTTTCCAAAGTGCCGGATCAGACCAGCCATGGGTTTGATAAGGAAAAGAATAATAATCGCCGTATACAGTTGCAACTCCAGCTGCTTTTAGCTTAGTGCTTAAAGCTAAAGATTGCGCTTCAGGTACTGTATCGTCTTTACCACCATGCATGATAAGCGTGGGCGGTGATTGTGCATTAACAAAATTAATTGGACTACTGCTGTTGTATAAAGCAGCGTTGGACGAAGGTGTGCCGCTCATCAGTTTCTCAATTAATGGCGCCAGATCACCATCGGCTCTATGAAAATTATACAAACCTGTCATATCTGTTGGCCCATAAAAATCTACAACTGCCTTTGGCCTGATGGGGGAATTGTTTTTATATGCCTGCAATAACGCCATGTGAGCGCCCGCACTCATACCCATAAAAACCCATTTATCCGATATTCCAAATGCCTGGCGATTATCATAAA belongs to Niabella yanshanensis and includes:
- a CDS encoding replication-associated recombination protein A, translated to MIPLAERIRPRTLDDVVGQQHLIGKGSVLRKSVENKSLGSVIFWGPPGTGKTTLANIIAQELSMSFFALSAVNAGVKEVREVIEKAKHEYQSILFIDEIHRFNKSQQDALLHAVEKGIITLIGATTENPSFEVNSALLSRCQVYVLKSLEENDLIALLHKAIKEDEVLKKKKINLKETAALINISGGDARKLLNLLELVGNTARDKVEVTDALVMEIAQKKVALYDKSGEQHYDIISAFIKSMRGSDPNGAVYWLARMIEGGEDVKFIARRMVILASEDIGNANPNALLLANAAFDAVNKIGHPESRIILSQCAVYLATSPKSNASYMAINEAMATVSRTGDLPVPLHIRNAPTKLMKNLDYGKGYQYSHSYDNNFSEQEYLPDAIAGTKFYDPGNNPRENELRNYLKKLWKDKYGY
- a CDS encoding alpha/beta hydrolase, which produces MKQVFVFLIAITIFSCGKDKIKKGDPDTAVPGNFAEAKTELNKIYGKDDNAAQVMDIYLPANRSASTTKVILLLHGGAWALGDKNGNDDDPYIKILLDSVRKRYPDWAIFNMNYRLATFSGKNVFPALENDMATAVKYIYDNRQAFGISDKWVFMGMSAGAHMALLQAYKNNSPIRPKAVVDFYGPTDMTGLYNFHRADGDLAPLIEKLMSGTPSSNAALYNSSSPINFVNAQSPPTLIMHGGKDDTVPEAQSLALSTKLKAAGVATVYGDYYSFPYQTHGWSDPALWKDTMRLIDDFLTTNVP